The Coccidioides posadasii str. Silveira chromosome 2, complete sequence genomic interval TCCGTCTGCCAAGCGTAGAAAACCACGATATTCATCATGAAAAAGGGAATATCAACTTTGGTATTTTGGGTGTGATGGACTGGCTTCATGGTACTCACGCGTAGGTAAGACCGCCCATGAAGTATTCACCTTAGTGAATTTATTTAGTGGTTGCTAACGAACAGACTAGTATTCAGTACAACTTGCTGTGAAGTCCAACTCTTGATAGACTAGCAAGTTGGATCTTTTGAAAAAAGGGCAATGGATGGATGATGATTCGCCCAACCTTTTCATTTGTTTTTGGGAAACCTccgttcttcttctctccctccccccccttctttgggggggggggagatTCTGTAGAAATGGCACTCATCAATTGTCAATAAGAGAGTCACACTCAATTGATATCGCCGCTGATCTACCACAAATATCAATAGTTACTCCCGTGTCAATTTGCGTTGAGATTGTTCCTCCCACCTTGGCGGCATTCTCCACCTTTATAATCTTCGAACATCCCCACTTCATTTGCCAGCATAAGGTTGGTGTTCAACAGTAATCTTGTACATCATTGTTCTAAATGCAAGTATATCACTTTTTGCTGTACAGGCGCCGCACAAAAATGAGGAACAACATAATGTGGATTTGAGTCCATCACTTACTTATCTGTGTCATTAAGGAGTGGGAGGTTGTTTGAGAACCTGCATCCGAGCATACACTGAAACACCAACCCACAGGGCACACAATGTCTGGTTTTCCAAGGCTGTGCTGGTGCTCCCATAGTAGCCAAAATAAATGGTCTCTGGCCACTGTGGTTATAGTAGATCCTTCTTTTTCACAGGTTGGAGGTCTTTCACATTGTGTCAGTCTGATTTCTCTTGAAGACGGGATCCGTGTTACCATCTCTGATGACTTAAGAAAAGCAACCAACACCTATTATCAACAAGTCGTTGTGAGACGCCTAATCTTGCTGCTTTCCAAAGAATCACCATTAAAGCTTACAATAGCTGTTATAAAACTCGGATTTCAATATATCAATATAGATTAGTCAGAAATCTGCTCGGCTGAAATAATCAATGAACAAGAGTCACACACAAAAAGCAAAGACTCCATAATGCTAGTGAAACAATTTAACTctagtaaaaaaaaaaaaaaaaagaagaagaagaagaaaagaaaaatatgcAAACTACATCTGTGGCCTGTCCTCAATTTCCAAAACCTTTGCTTCGAGCTCAGAGGTGAGAAGAGTTTCAGGAGTTCCCATAATTGTTTGTCTTGTTTGCTTTTTtactaactaactaacttcACTAAAGTTCACGGCAAGCTTCTCCTGGCTCCCGCCTAACCGTTTCGGGGCTACATAGTACAGGGTAGTGTTATCTAGCAACGTTCGGACTGTAACTTCTCTGCAGCGAGCTCCCCTGGCGCTCACCCACACAAGATCCGAAGAATCCTCAGGGGACGGAACAACCGAATCTTATGGAGAGCTCTTTAACATAGGCTGCTGCCATCCATCGAGCTGTATAAATAGTATTCCATATACCCATAACTAGCCATTTGTGTGGATTTGCTTAAAACTGTGTGCCAGGTTGAGATTTGAGCTAGCATTCTTTTCATGCTGACGAGGTCTGCGACATTCTGCGCTTAGAGCAACTCTCAAACGTGAAAGCACTTGTGTTAGACATATTAAGAGGTCAAAATCTTCCAATTCCGACACTGATGGCCGGATCCACTACAAAGGCGCCTTCAACTTGAGCAACCTTTCATCATCCCATATCAGCGAATACCAATTCCAGCCGTCGTAATCCCCCATACCTGGATGTCTGAACAATTCATCGAGATGGGTGGCGTCAACTGACCCGCCTCGGCCTCGATATCGGATATACTTGAGATTTGGTCGCTCGACATGAGGGAGCGAAGACACGGGAATTCCATACCCGCAGTGCTTAGTTGCAAGAGAACCAGGGCCCCAAGGCTCGATCATGAATATCATTAGTTCGAAGATCGACCATGCTGCGCTGTCGATATTCCTCTCAACCATATCCCTGCGCCTTTTATGTGGCTCATGGAGAACCCTATAAAGAAAATTGGGACCCATATCAGCCATGTGTTCGAGATGCAGCTGACATTCATAAACTGTTCACAGATTAATTAGCCCAGGTTAGTTCGCGTGCAAGACCAAAGTTCCAGTTTGGTTTGCAAATATGCTCACCATGCGGGCCTGGGATGTGTCTTGATACATCATTTGCAATCTCTGCGAAAATCCCAGCATATTTTCTGCGCAGATACGCCCGAACACAGAATATCTCCTCAACTTCCCAAGGAGGCATCGTGCCAAAGAAAATATCCCACACTTCTGCCCAGTCATAAGTATGACCGATCCAACTTGCCTGCTGCTTCCCTTCTGGCTTAAGCTCCACCTCCCTGTCCATTACACCAAAAATATTACAAAACGTTTCAAGGCGACAGAGAGCCCGAAGAATACGTGCCGCCTCAACATCGGACAAACGCACTGGTAACATTTCACTTCGCCATTTTACTGCATCCATCCATGGTGGACATGGCGCTGTCAAACAGAAGTCTTgtaagaagaagacgaacTCCTCGTGAAGATCTAGTAACTTAACACATTCTTCAGCGGTTATTGAGACAGTAGCTCGGAGCGTTCTTGAGGAGCAGCCGCTTCGAAAATGGCGACAGCGGTTCAAGATAGTCGCAATTCCTGGTTTGTGTGACGCCTCTGAAGCGTGCATTCCCTTTGATTGCACCGCAGCAATTGCCTGTGCGAGCCCCATATGACCATACTGATGGTAAATTATATTTTCAAGGATAGCCTCGCGAGCGCTGTGAAAGGTTTCTTGGTATATCATAGAACCATGAATAAGGCTCCTCAGGGTACTCAAATCGGTGATGTTTCTCAGAATGACGATCCGCAACTCAGTCGGAAGTCCTTCCAGCGTTGGGATGGCCTAGAGTGTAATTAGCGATGTTGGTTAAGTGTCATAGATAATGAACCACTTACCATCGTTCAAGGTAAAGAGCTAATTAGCGATAAACAACGTAATATGTGAATACCTCCATATGCCGACCTTTGGCTGGTTGTGACAAGTCCGCGAAGCAGCGAGGCCCGTAGAGATGATAACTAACTGTGCAATGGAAGTATGCCAGTTTCATCCCGTACTTAGGAGTAGGTCTTTACTGGGAGCGCAAGTTTACAGGCCATTCCAAGCCTGATTGACAAATAATCATGGCGGTTCAAAGCCTCAGAATGGcagaggaagagagaaacTTGCTGGATACTAACACCTGCTCGGGTCCAAGATCTTTGTATCATCGGGGCCTAGCTCAGCCCCAGCTGGACTTCGGGTCTTTTGATCCGACTATCCCTAAGCTGCGAGATAAACGATAAGCCCCGGGCCGTTATTAAGATGCGACGCGGTTTTTACACTGGTCAGCCACAGTTACTTACGCGCtagtctcttgctcagcagTTCCTTCTCAAGTTAGATATGTTTTGTCTCACTTTAGTGAGGCTTAATACGACTGTATTTGCAACCATCAAGTATGATGACGAAGAATCACGACTTGCAATGTCACGGAACCGTGGCCTCTAAGAAACGTGGATAAATAATCCGCCGAGCGAAATCCCCTtgaatcttcttcatttgGCTCTGACATATAGGGCTAAAGTGAACCCGCGATTTTGGAAGGGGTGGGTAGCCTCTCTTAATACAGGATAAGTTACCCCATGATGAACGAATTCGAATATTTTGCCTTATTAGGGCTCTGTGGGTTACATGAATATGGTAGGCTATGGGAGATTCTGGAACTGAGAAATATTTTTGTTATTCTGTGATATGGTTTACATAGCGATACGGGTAGCCTTGTACCGGCCATTTGGACCCGTGCTCAGCCAATATTGGGGTTACCGGGATTTCGCTTGGTAGAATTGCGACTCTTAATTCTGACGCGGAATCCCGATGGCATCGTAAACCATTTTGTCTCTAATGACCACTCTCTTTGAGGGTCAACAAGTTCCAACTAGGGCCACATATCAGCTCAACGCATTCATCAAGGGTGGCCGCAGCGGCTTTTCTCTTGAAACTTGCGGAATAAATTCATCAGCGTAGGGGAAGTATCCATACCTGGTACTTTTGTAGTAATGACGGAACAAGCTTGTACACCTCAAAGTAAGAGAGGTTCTTCCCGAGGCATACACGGTGGCCCGCACCAAACTGTGAAATGGAACGAGAAAGTTAGGTAAATTCCTTCCACCAAGTAATTCCAAGGAACGCTCACGGTTAGAAGTGAATGATACATagctttcttttccatcTCGCTACACATCCAGCGTTCCGGTTTCCAAATTTCTGCGTCATCCCCATAGAGCGAAATTTCTCGATGCACAGCCCATGGATTCATGGAAACCCGAGTGCCGGGGGGAATATGGTACCCGTCTACCTGGAGCCCAGATTCAGGTACAATACGTTCCAAAGGGAAGCCAATCGGGGGATGCAATCTCGAGGCTTCCTTGACGCATGCATCCAGGTATGGTAGGGTCTGTGATTCCTTCCACGTCACAAACTCTGATATGCGACCTTCATGGGCGGCCTTATCGATCTCTCTCTGGAGAACATCCAGTGTGGATGGGTTCTTGAGCAAATAATACAAGATAACACTGGCCATAATGGCTGTCGTGTCACCCCCAGCCTGAATATTGGAATTGGTCCACGTTGGGAGGGCCCTGAAGCATCGATTTCATGATTAACCACAAATCTTGCTCCAAGTTAATGCAACCATGGAGAAACGCACAATTTTGGAAGACCAGGATTTTTATGGGCCTCTTCGATAAAACAAGATAGGAAATCTCTCTGGTTGATGGAGGAACGCTCCTTTTCTGTCATATCCAAGCGCTCTTTGATTCTAGCGGCACCAAAGTCAGCGAGTGGGTTCCGTTTGGAGATAGTTGGTAGCAAAGGATTGTCTTTCCAGAAATAATCCAGCCAAGGCATCTGCGTGTTCTGTTGTTCTGGATATTAGCAAATCACAAGCATCCACAGGGAGTATGCTATCCTAGAGTCACGGGGCACACTTACAGGTGCCGCCGCCTGAAAATACTGCCAATTGTTTTCCATAACATTCTCTATATCACCACCTTTCTCGAGAAACCCGAGCCGTCGCGAAAATGTTACCTCACCCATGACGTCAAAGGTGAAGAGTTGCAGCCACTGGCCAAGGTCGAAATCCTTGTTTTTATCAGTGAAGAGCTCGTCGAGGCGAGAAAAGAAGCAGCGCATTGTCGAGAAGACCAGCGGCTCAAAGCTGATCAAGTTTGCAATCGAATATAAATTGGCGATTGGTTTGCGCATCTGTCGATGGAGATCCTCATCACGAGTTGCGAAAACATCCGGAATCTTCCCCCCTTTGATGCGGGGGATGATGGAATCGTAGAATTCAGACTATACATGGTGGATATGTAATTAGGCAGAAGGCAGACTTTTTCGAGGAGGATATACATACCTTGAGGAACTTGGCTTTGAATCCATAGATCTTTTCGATAGCTTTTGGCTGTGAAACCAAGACGGCTCTCGGGCCAACACGAACAACTGTCCCATACTTGCGATGCAGACGGGTGTGTTTCTCGTGTAGGTCGCCGCGCCCTACCCATGCACGACGAACGACATTGGTAAAAGCAGCAATGGGAGGCCCTGGAATGTGTCGCAGTTTAAAATACGACACCATGGAATGGAAAACGATAAATATCACGGCAGCGATAGCGAAACTCCCACTCCATTTTGCTGCTCGGCCAGCAAACTCGTTGAAGAGGGAATGATCCATATGAGATAACGATATGTGGAGGAAAAAAGCTGATTGTGTTGCAGAGCGGTTTAGCAGCGCCCACAGTACTGTTGAAATTTACGCAAGCGAGATATCTCCAGCTCTCGGACTCCTCACATTAATCTGAGTGCTGTGTACATTGACGCTCGGGTCCGACAGCCTGCCTACCTAGCGAACTCGGGTCCGCACGTATAGGCTCCCACAATCCGTCTTAGTAGAGTATTAGCATTTCCATGCAATGTATGAAGAAGAGGCAAAGCCATCCTTTTTCGTTCTCCTTGAGAGCACATTCCTTCTATGTCATCATCTCCAAAATGGTTGTATTCAACATGTCATACACGGCGCCCATCAACCAAAAGGGCCGCCGATCACTGACAGCCTCCCAGATCTGGGAATGTATCGAACGCAAGGTGCGAAACGCTGAACAGTTTGTCTCTGCCATCATCAATACCGAGATTCTATCTGAGTCCGCCACGGAGGTGACCAGGAGAGTGACGTTTGCACCACATGGTCATCCGGCTGGTGCAGCAGAGGCAGTGGAAACGTGCCGCATGTACAAGCCTTGCCGCGTGGATTTCGTCGCCGCGGATGGAAGTACCATCACCAATGCTGTTAGTGTTGGACCGGGCGGTGATGAAGAATTTTACTACACGTATATCTTCGAGTGGCACCACCCGGAGATTGCCGAAGGTACGCCCGAGGCTTCTGCGCAAAGGATAGCGGATTGGAAGGTATGCAGGCGTCGCTTGACAGAGCATTTTGCGTCGAGTCATCCCAAACTAATTTCGCATATCTATGGGTCTTCTCAGACGACCAAGCTCGCAGTCGAGGCGACCATTGACACCATGCACCGCTTGGTCGCAGAAGGGGAAGTTGCTTGAACAGGTGAATGTGTTGCAACACAAAGTCGCAAATTCAAACAGGGGCAGGTGTGTTGTTTAGAGAGCCACCATCAGGCATCGTGAGGAGATACTCTATCCAGAATAGTTAAAGCTGGCTAAAGCGAAGTGTTGATTATGTCAAGAGGTGGGATAACCAACATAGTGTGGGCCATGATGATGTTAGGCTTGACGGAAACAAACCGCCTGCGACTGAGTGAGATCCTGCCCACATGTCAAACTGATGAGGCAAAAGAATGTAAATGTTAGAGAGCACACTCTTTAGAGGAATTGGATGATGAACACAAACATCGCTGACTCCATGTACACTAATCTCAAAAATAGTGAGTTGGTTACTGAGTTAAGTCAGTCTTGTTGTTCTATTTTAAGTAActtcgtacggagtacggagtacagagtagcTAAACCGCTAACCAGAGGCTGTAGTTGTTTTATCCAGTTATCTCACTAGGAGCTGTTTAAACTCGtcaactagttaactagcgcTGAGCAAATACAGCAAATAATCCTGAATTTAACCATGCTCTCCGACTCAAGCTCATTGGGCAAAATATCAACTAGTTAATCACATCTTTTTTCAAAGACAAACCTCGGTGATACCCACCATGCTTCTGACTGGCCAGAATTTCGTCAGCCTGAGACCTGCCTTGTCAACCAGATCTTTGAACTGAGTGGGAGTCCGTTCGATGCCATTGATAGTGGACATCAGGCCCAAGTCCCTGTTATGGCAGTACCGGACGTGGTACCCGTAGTTGGCGAGGAGAGGATACGGTGCAGGCGGGATCTCAGTGCAACCAAACGTCGTGTTCATGACCGGATCGCAGATGAGTATCTTGGATTTAGGGCCCATCGATGCCTTGAGGCCCTTCAGAATACGGATACAATACTCGTCTGACCAATCGTGCCTGGGACAGTGTCAGAAAGCTGGCTAAACAATCAGATGGGCCGGGAAAGCTGTGCTCCTCACAAGATGCCGCGCAGCCAGTACACATCAGCGTTCTTGACCGGGTTCTCTTGAAAGAAGTCGTGGGCCATGAACTTGACCCTTCCATTGCGGATTGCGTCTGGGGCCTCGCGAGGAAAGATCTCCGTCTTTCCCTGTTCGACATTCTCCAAGCGGTCTTGAACCACAAATCTGAGCTTCGGGTACACAGGCAAAAGTTGAAGAACGAAACCACCTGATTCAATTAGAAATAACCATGTTATAACATCAGCTGTCATGGACGGTATACGCACCAACGCCTCCTCCGACATCGACCACGAGACCATCGCCTAGGTCTCCCCAAGGGAAATCTATACAAAACTTGATTAGTCGAGGGGACTACTATGTGAAATCGAGGTAAGTCCTCCTCACCGAAAGCATGAGCGGCACCTGAGGCATTCCCACCGCCAGCCATAGCCAAGGCAAAATTGCTCAGTTCGGGGCGGTAAACCAGCCCCTGATCGTCTGGAGTGATACCACAGTTTGAAATGTCAGGGACACTGGGGTATCCCGGCCCGTCACACTGAACTTGACGTATCGGCACCTTTTTTGCCATCCACTCCCACAGGGGGACCTCGATACCGAGTGCATCCTGGAGTGCTGTCTCGCACACGTCATATGAAGCGCCCTTACCCCCAAGGAGGTACTTCGGCAAATACTCAGAGGCACGGAAAACATGTAAGTTGCTTGAAATCAAAGCTTGTCAGCATCAATCTGGCATCTCCCTCACCAATTCAGCGGGATATGACCTACAATAACTGCACGTAAGCGCGAAGCCCATCATTCTGAACTAGAGCTTCGGAGATGCGGTTGTTGGCAAATTGATTCTCGCCAACTTCTTTGAAAATATGGGTTGCGCATAGAGTTCGCATAATACGAGCTGCATTCGATTCGTCAGCAAAAAAGCAGCTTATCATACTCGCCGTTTATATCTTCTTACAAAGTTTCCTGTTCTCGATACCAGTTATCACAGCCAGACGATCGATTCCCATTCCTTGATCCCCCACATCCGCCAGCAGGTCAGGAATTCGTCGCTCAGCCGCAATAAACAGTGCCCGGCTTTCGAAAAACAAGCTAAGCACCTGTTGGATGCGTTGGCTAGGGTCGCACACAAGTTCGACCACGCTCCCCGAAATTGCCTCGATGGTCCTTTGCGCCTCCCATAGTCGGGCACTTGGTAGGAGTCGCGCCGTGTCCCCGCCGGCTGGCCTCGAGAAATCTTCTTTGGCCCATTCCTCCTTAATCGTCAACGCCGTGCTACGAAGGAGATCTGATAAGGCAAGGAGTTTATCCGCTTCACTGGAGGTACGAGGGCGGCGCTCCATGTTGCTTTGTCGACTGCTTATTATCAAAAACCAAGACACTTGCTAATGACAGCAACTTTCAGCGTTTTCGGTTATAGGGCGGGAGATGAATGAATAAAGTCTCAGATCTTCAAACAGCGTAAACCCCGTGTCCCAACAAAGGGATGAAATGTACTGTTCTCACTGGTAGGACCCGAGTTACCTGAATCTACCCCGACCATCAAGCAGCCTGAGTGCATATGGGTAGTCTGAACTCAGACTAACTTACAACGGCCAAAGTCGTTCCGGCTTGGGAAACTTCAAACATTTGCGAGTGGTGCAGCATTGTCAATTTCTGGGTCTATCTGGGCTAGAAGGCAGCTAATATTTGCGAGGCTAAGCGGTTGTTGGTCCAGTCGGCAAGCCTTCATATAGGGCATGGCTATGTGGTGACGGGTGCTCGCACTATTTTACAGGCAGTAAGATTGAtttaattcagaatattcgCAAAACATCCTAAGCGTCTCTGCATTACTGACTAGTCTAGGCCTATTTTCATTTCCCCTTTCGTTCACTCAGTTGAAATGGGACAGGCCAATAATCCaaaaggaagagaagcaGCATATGAAGAAACATGTTTTCAACGTAGCCAGGCTGATTTACCCCCAAAGCTGAGACTCCAACCCAGCAATCTGTCTTCCTCCAGATACTGGGATTGACTCGAGTATATTATCAAGCCTTGCCTTTTCCTCTGCAGACAATTCTATCACTTTGCAGTTCTCGTCAACCCGCTTGGCCTCCGTTGCCCCGGGAATTGGGATGATTGTACCACATTTTTCCGTGTTTGAGTGAGCGCGAATCCAAGCAAGAGCAACCTGCGCCGGCGTGATGCTTTTCTGCTTGGCAAATTCATTGACCTTGTCGACTAATTCGAGATTCTTGGGGAAATGCTACGTAGCCAGAAGGTTACTATTATCTATTCTTGGGAGCCGGAAGTTCATAATACTTACTTCTGGTTGAAAGCGGCCAAACATATGACGGATGTCACCTTTTGGgatatcttctagctttctGACCTGTCCTGTCAAGAATCCATAGCCGAGAGGCGCATAGGTTAAAATGGGGACACCCAGTTCCTTGCAAGCGGAGGCAACTCCATTAGTGAGGATGTCAGTACTCCACAGGGAGAATTCCACCTCAACAACACTCAGTGGGCAGATAGCATGAGCTTTTCTAATCGTCTGCGCACCCACTTCAGACAAACCCACAGCACCAACTTGACCCTCTTCCACAAGTTCTTTGAGAGCACTGATAGTTTCCTCCACAGGGACGTTTGGGTCCATTCGAGCGGGTCCAAAAATATCAATCTTTTTAGCACCACCCAGCATACGATTGCATTCCTCAGCACTAGCACGTACACCATCCCGAGTGCAGGCCTGGGTCAAAGTCTTGCCATCCATACAGGCCCGAATGAAAAGGGTGACCTTTTCCGCATCCTCGGGATATTTCGTGAAGTACCGGCGCAATAAGGATAGACCAGCTGTTGGCTCCTCTGGAGCCATACCGTAGATTGACGATGAGGACCAGATTGTAGCTCCATTTGCGA includes:
- a CDS encoding uncharacterized protein (antiSMASH:Cluster_2.5~SMCOG1034:cytochrome P450~EggNog:ENOG410PHDV~COG:Q~TransMembrane:1 (o20-37i)) gives rise to the protein MDHSLFNEFAGRAAKWSGSFAIAAVIFIVFHSMVSYFKLRHIPGPPIAAFTNVVRRAWVGRGDLHEKHTRLHRKYGTVVRVGPRAVLVSQPKAIEKIYGFKAKFLKSEFYDSIIPRIKGGKIPDVFATRDEDLHRQMRKPIANLYSIANLISFEPLVFSTMRCFFSRLDELFTDKNKDFDLGQWLQLFTFDVMGEVTFSRRLGFLEKGGDIENVMENNWQYFQAAAPNTQMPWLDYFWKDNPLLPTISKRNPLADFGAARIKERLDMTEKERSSINQRDFLSCFIEEAHKNPGLPKLALPTWTNSNIQAGGDTTAIMASVILYYLLKNPSTLDVLQREIDKAAHEGRISEFVTWKESQTLPYLDACVKEASRLHPPIGFPLERIVPESGLQVDGYHIPPGTRVSMNPWAVHREISLYGDDAEIWKPERWMCSEMEKKAMYHSLLTFGAGHRVCLGKNLSYFEVYKLVPSLLQKYQLELVDPQREWSLETKWFTMPSGFRVRIKSRNSTKRNPGNPNIG
- a CDS encoding uncharacterized protein (antiSMASH:Cluster_2.5~antiSMASH:Cluster_2.6~SMCOG1042:O-methyltransferase~EggNog:ENOG410PJJW~COG:S), encoding MERRPRTSSEADKLLALSDLLRSTALTIKEEWAKEDFSRPAGGDTARLLPSARLWEAQRTIEAISGSVVELVCDPSQRIQQVLSLFFESRALFIAAERRIPDLLADVGDQGMGIDRLAVITGIENRKLSRIMRTLCATHIFKEVGENQFANNRISEALVQNDGLRAYVQLFNLHVFRASEYLPKYLLGGKGASYDVCETALQDALGIEVPLWEWMAKKVPIRQVQCDGPGYPSVPDISNCGITPDDQGLVYRPELSNFALAMAGGGNASGAAHAFDFPWGDLGDGLVVDVGGGVGGFVLQLLPVYPKLRFVVQDRLENVEQGKTEIFPREAPDAIRNGRVKFMAHDFFQENPVKNADVYWLRGILHDWSDEYCIRILKGLKASMGPKSKILICDPVMNTTFGCTEIPPAPYPLLANYGYHVRYCHNRDLGLMSTINGIERTPTQFKDLVDKAGLRLTKFWPVRSMVGITEVCL
- a CDS encoding uncharacterized protein (antiSMASH:Cluster_2.5~EggNog:ENOG410PXAA); its protein translation is MADMGPNFLYRVLHEPHKRRRDMVERNIDSAAWSIFELMIFMIEPWGPGSLATKHCGYGIPVSSLPHVERPNLKYIRYRGRGGSVDATHLDELFRHPGMGDYDGWNWYSLIWDDERLLKLKAPL
- the PLR1 gene encoding Pyridoxine 4-dehydrogenase (antiSMASH:Cluster_2.5~antiSMASH:Cluster_2.6~SMCOG1039:aldo/keto reductase family oxidoreductase~EggNog:ENOG410PHVT~COG:H) gives rise to the protein MATRKSLPVTGFGLLGMTWRPKVTPDERAFPAMKAAIANGATIWSSSSIYGMAPEEPTAGLSLLRRYFTKYPEDAEKVTLFIRACMDGKTLTQACTRDGVRASAEECNRMLGGAKKIDIFGPARMDPNVPVEETISALKELVEEGQVGAVGLSEVGAQTIRKAHAICPLSVVEVEFSLWSTDILTNGVASACKELGVPILTYAPLGYGFLTGQVRKLEDIPKGDIRHMFGRFQPEHFPKNLELVDKVNEFAKQKSITPAQVALAWIRAHSNTEKCGTIIPIPGATEAKRVDENCKVIELSAEEKARLDNILESIPVSGGRQIAGLESQLWG
- a CDS encoding uncharacterized protein (antiSMASH:Cluster_2.5~EggNog:ENOG410PXAA), with the translated sequence MAIPTLEGLPTELRIVILRNITDLSTLRSLIHGSMIYQETFHSAREAILENIIYHQYGHMGLAQAIAAVQSKGMHASEASHKPGIATILNRCRHFRSGCSSRTLRATVSITAEECVKLLDLHEEFVFFLQDFCLTAPCPPWMDAVKWRSEMLPVRLSDVEAARILRALCRLETFCNIFGVMDREVELKPEGKQQASWIGHTYDWAEVWDIFFGTMPPWEVEEIFCVRAYLRRKYAGIFAEIANDVSRHIPGPHGEHICKPNWNFGLARELTWAN
- a CDS encoding uncharacterized protein (antiSMASH:Cluster_2.5~EggNog:ENOG410PRMP~COG:S~TransMembrane:1 (i21-38o)) encodes the protein MQCMKKRQSHPFSFSLRAHSFYVIISKMVVFNMSYTAPINQKGRRSLTASQIWECIERKVRNAEQFVSAIINTEILSESATEVTRRVTFAPHGHPAGAAEAVETCRMYKPCRVDFVAADGSTITNAVSVGPGGDEEFYYTYIFEWHHPEIAEGTPEASAQRIADWKVCRRRLTEHFASSHPKLISHIYGSSQTTKLAVEATIDTMHRLVAEGEVA